The Bacteroidota bacterium sequence TTTTTCCTACTCCTAAAGCAGATTTTTTTACACAAACCGATGAAACAACTATTAGTAATCCGGAAATCGTTTTTTTTAATACATCAACTGGAGCACATACACAAAGTTGGTATTTTAGAGATACATACGGAGGAATAAGCACAGAGAAACATCCTAAACACTTTTATTCCGATACAGGGTTATATTGCACCCAACTAATCGTTGAAAACACATTTAGCTGCAAAGACACTATTGAAAAATGCGTTTATATAAAAGATGACTTTATTTTTTACGCACCTAATGCTTTTACACCTAATGATGATGCAACAAACAATTTTTTCAGAGGCGTTGGAAGCGGGATAGTTGAATACCAAATGTGGATATTCGATCGCTGGGGTAGTTTGGTTTACAACACAGGAAAATGCACAGACCCAGATCAAGCAGAATCGTGGAATGGAAAAACAAACAACAACCTAAATCCCGCACAACAGGATGTATATGTTTGGAAAGTTGTAATCAAAGATTTGAAAGGTAACCAACATAATTTCATAGGACACGTAACTATCGTAAGATAAATTAATCTAAGTTGAAACCTTACGAAAAGAAAATATATAAATAAACCTATATGTAATAGTTACATTAACATGAAACATTTTTGCTCTATTATATTCAAACTTCTACTTTTTGTTAACAATTACAATGCTCAAGAGATTATTAACTCAGGTAGCTCAAATTTTACTACACACAACATTGCACACACCTTCTCGGTAGGAGAGTTGGCTCTAATTGACACCTATAATCAAAACAGCATCATTATTACACAAGGTTTTTTACAACCAACTGCACTCCCTAATAATATAAATAAAGTACAAGAGCTTTTTGCTAATAATAAAATACTTATTTATCCTAATCCTTGTATGTGTAATGGCGAAATACATCTTTACTCTAGTACCAAAACAGTAAGCAATATAAATATTAAAGTAATTAATCAAATTGGGCAACAAGTATTCACAAAAAACAACTTACTTGTAAGCACTCACGATGAGAGCATTTCTCTTCCAAAAGATTTAGGTAAAGGAATATTCTATATTTCATATTACACAAAACACGATACATTACTGTACTCAGACAAACTTATTATTGAATAACGCCATGAAATAGAGCTGTTTTATAAAGTGTATCAATAAAATAATATAACAATGAAAAAAACAACGATTTGCTTCATGAGCTTCCTTCTGTATACATTTATTCATTATGCTCAGACGCCCTCTGCAATAAACTATCAAGGTATTCTTCGAAATATAAACGGACTACCAATTAACAACAAAACAATAAGTGTGCGATTAAGTATTCTACACAATAGTGTTAACGGCAGTATTGATTTTCAAGAAACACATGTTGACACCACCAATCAGTTTGGATTATACACCCTACACATAGGAAGAGGAAATGTAACGACAGGAAATTTTATTTCGATTGATTGGGGACTGTCATCGCATTTTTTACAGGTAGATATTGATACCTCAGGAGGAACAAACTACATTACAATGGGAACATCCGAATTACTTGCAGTACCATATGCACTACATGCAGAAAAAGCAAATACCTGTACTCAACTAGACACAGGAAGTATCGCACAAACACTGCGCCATAATGGAACCAAGTGGATTGCAGATACACTGTTGTATAACAATGGTACAAAAATAGGGATAGGCACTACTAATCCATTAGCTAGCGTAACAATTCAAAACACTGCAGGAAGTGCATTAGCGCTTACAAATACAAAACTGAACCCTAATGCAGGTGACTTACTTGGAGCTTTAATGTTTGGAACCCAGGCAACATCAAACTCTATTAATAGCTATGATGCTGGTATAAAAGCATTTGCGGAGCAAAATCATTCAGGCTCAAATCACGCTACCTACTTATCTTTTCATACAAAACCCTCTACACTAGGTCCAGGAAGTGCGTCTATAGAAAGAGCTAGAATTAATGCAAACGGCAGTTTCGATTTCGGTACCTCAAAATTTTCATGGGGGCCTACTATAGGCAATAATGATGTTTCAATGTATAGAACGTATCCTAATGTATTAAAAATTGATGGGGCCTTGTTTGTTGGAAATTTTGGTTCTCCCGATGCAGACTGGACAGTAAGACCTGCACGAACTTTTACCGCAACCGGTAGAGCCGGGCAATTAGGCGTAAGAGGACAAATTACTACGGCAAATGGGCACGATACCTATATGGCCTTAATAGAAAGTGATGGTATTAATATACCTAGTGGATACTCCAGCTCAACCATCGCCTCTTTAAGAGTAGACGAACCCAACATTACTTTAGGAACATCTGTTAATTTAGGCAGCGCTGCCTCTGTATTAATTGCAGGAGCACCTACAGAGGGAAGTGTAAATTATGGTTTATGGACAAAGGGAGATGTACGTTTTGACAATAAAGTTGGAATAGGTATAGGCGCCACTCAACCACAAGGAGCATTGGATATACAATCAACGGAAGGTGGATTAATTGTACCGAGAATGACAACTACTGAGAGGAACGCACTATTGCCAATCAATGGAACAATTATTTATAATACAACTACTAATCAATTCAATTTTTACGAAAACAATAATTGGGGCACAAAATAGCTTTACAATTTCTAATTAACGAAAATGCTTATCTAACTCTCCTGAAGAACTTAAAACAGTTGCATTTAAACTAATAGTGGAATAAAAAGAAACATTTTAAACAATTTCCCACATATAAATTGAATATAGAAATATTGATTATAAACTATTCAGCATAAATGCTTCTGTAGCTATAAAGCCTCTTTCTGTTGTTTCAATTTTGCAGCATTCATGAATTGGGTCGTGCTCAAAAAACAAGGTGTAATTATTTTTCACAGCTTGCTGCAAAAATTCCTGTTTTTCGCTTAGCGACACTAGTGGTCTTGTATCATACGCCATTACATACGGAACAGGAATATGTCCTATAGATGGCATTAAATCTGCCATAAATACAATTGTTTCATTTTTGTATTTTATCATAGGAAGCATCATGCTTTCGGTATGTCCGTTTACAAAATGCATGGATATCGAACTTCCTAATTCGTTATTCTTGGTTTTATCAATAAATTTTAATTGACCACTTTCCTGTATTGGCAATATATTTTCTTTTAAAAAACTAGCCTTCTCTCTTGCGTTTGGATTAACAGCCCAATCCCAATGTTCTGTGGTACTCCAATAGGTTGCATTTCTAAAAACGGGTTCGTAATGAGTTTTGTTAGTATTCCATTTTATCGCGCCACCACAATGGTCAAAATGAAGATGTGTTAATACCACATCCGTTACATCATTTAACGAAAATC is a genomic window containing:
- a CDS encoding T9SS type A sorting domain-containing protein — translated: MKHFCSIIFKLLLFVNNYNAQEIINSGSSNFTTHNIAHTFSVGELALIDTYNQNSIIITQGFLQPTALPNNINKVQELFANNKILIYPNPCMCNGEIHLYSSTKTVSNINIKVINQIGQQVFTKNNLLVSTHDESISLPKDLGKGIFYISYYTKHDTLLYSDKLIIE
- a CDS encoding MBL fold metallo-hydrolase; amino-acid sequence: MNIYSVNTGLFKLDGGAMFGVVPKSIWNKLNPADENNMCTWAMRCMLIQDHNRLILVDTGLGNKQSDKFFGYYYLHGDDTLEKSFHKLGFSLNDVTDVVLTHLHFDHCGGAIKWNTNKTHYEPVFRNATYWSTTEHWDWAVNPNAREKASFLKENILPIQESGQLKFIDKTKNNELGSSISMHFVNGHTESMMLPMIKYKNETIVFMADLMPSIGHIPVPYVMAYDTRPLVSLSEKQEFLQQAVKNNYTLFFEHDPIHECCKIETTERGFIATEAFMLNSL